The stretch of DNA CATATACAACATTGCTCAGGTCTTAGGTCAAACAACCCCTTCTTTGCATTATGTTCAAATCACCTACAGCCGTTTGGTTGAACAACAACCCAACTTTATTAACACAAGACGCTTTTTCACAAAAAGTACGAAAGTTGGCATAGCCATACTAAAACGAGTGTATATCTGAGACTGAGGTTCCTGAAcacatcgctctctctctcttccggtaagcgtattgcatcacttccggttgccagcttagcagcttgcgatgttttcctcctctccccctcccgctccctcttgctcagagtgtctcatgtatagctattcctctgcctcccttaatgataacggtacatgcaacatgtgtagttcatttgctggttggaggcagttctaagtgggttggatgcacggctccgcaccatcgaagctcagacagttacgctagttagctcgccaccccccatagccgggcGACTGCGGcagtcactaaaattaatgtggaatcggtgtgtgcttaAGCCATTGTCGACATAAGCAGAGAATAAAGTCTCTCCCTCCTTGTGCATCTTATCAGAGCTTCTTTTAGTTGATGTGGCCGGGCTGGCCgtgcatgcttttagtgcatgtttgtgcatgtgagctGGCGATACTGGTTAGCTCACAGCCTCCGCTTTGCACTGAGTCATCTACTGCAGTTGCAGATGATTACGCCGGTTACCCCCCAGGTATTGACTCTGTCAGCTCTTTTGCCAGTTTCCACTGTTGGCGCTGTTAGCAATGTTAGCTGATAGCCACCGGCTCCGTCGCAATGTTCAAAGCCACTGAGAGGCAATAGATAGGCCACAAATTCGGTATAAAGCACATTTAAGATTAGGCCACATGATGTCACGGGGAAAGATGTGCTAGGGACTCACTTCTGAGAAccagaatgtaaacaaacaatggTGTCAGAAGCAGTGTGTTTGATATGATGtatattgaaaaaagaaagacctTTCCAAAGTTCCACTGAGCAACACCAACATCATCCCTCTTCCCCATGTTTTCAGTTCTGTGCTTCTATTGGTCATCGTGGCAACACGTGGAATCTTTTTGTCAGGACCTCATGGGGCATTGCAGATGCAGTGTCCGTTGTCATGGACAACAAGGTACCCAGCCCCTGACAAATGCATATAACCTCTCCATTCAGTTGGCTTCAATGGCAAGTTGCTGAGTAATGGGGTTCTGATGGGGGAGGGGTCACTGATTCTTTACCTTGGTCAGGTATAAAAGCAAAAGGTTAAACAAGGTAGGTACACAGTTCAGGAGCAACACAGCACCTCTACAGCCAGCATGACCAACACCGGCATGAACATGAGGGGCAaggtatttaaaaatatatattttggtaaTAAGCCGAAATCACCATCACCATATATTTATCTTAATGTTTTATTCCTAATCATTTATAATTCACTTGTTTTCAGATCACCTTCTACGAGGAGAAGAACTTCCAGGGCCGCTCTTATGAGTGCATGAACGACTGCTCTGACATGACCTCCTACCTGAGCAGGTGCCAGTCCTGCAGGGTGGAGAGTGGCTGCTTCATGGTGTACGACCGCACCAACTACATGGGGAACCAGTACTTCATGAAGAGGGGCGAGTACTCCGACTACCAGAACATGCTGGGCATGAGGGACTGCATCAGGTCTTGCCGTATGATCCCCATGGTAGGTTTGAAACAGACCGTAAAAGGTGATCTTTGAGTGATACCTTTTTATCTCTGAAATAatcaacatttgttttcttgtttcttcaAAACAGCACAGAGGACAGTTCAGGATGAAGGTCTATGAGAGGGAGAACTTCGGTGGTCAGAGTCACGAGATGATGGATGACTGCGACAACATCATGGACCGTTACCGCATGAACGACGTCCAGTCCTGCAACGTGATGGACGGCCACTGGCTGATGTACGAGCAGCCCCAGTACAGAGGCAAGCAGATGTACATGAGGCCCGGAGAGTACAGGAGCTTCAGGGACATGGGCATGAGCGGCATGAGGTTCATGAGCATGAGGCGCATCATGGATTCCTGCAACTAAATGATCACAAAATGTTTCTTGAATGTATCAAAAgccaataaatgaataatttctgCACATCTTTTTGTCAAGCTTCTTGCCCAACTGTCCCAATGAAATAATTTAATCTAATCAATATATGCAACAGTGCATGCAATTTAATATATTGTAATTCTTTTAAACACCAAACACCTCTTGCCAAGCATGTTTTAAATCTGCTGGGAAATGTAGCTCTACATTTTTGTGTTAAACCCAACAGACAAAAGCGCCTTTGATCTTGCGAGGCAGATCAATATTCTGGGTAGTTAACAAAGCTTCAATGCGCTACAGATAATCACACGTTTGACTATGCGTTTAAAATATAGACCGTTAACAAGCGAGATGTCGTGTTCGACCTTTCTCGGGTAGAGCACTCTCTGCCATGAGGTCCGTCAACAAAATAGAGCCGAATAGATGGTTTCAGTTATAACTAAAATATGTTAGatcaaaagcaaagcaaacacaattacaaattgaatcacagtaagaaatacatcatatatattcCATGCAAAAAATACCTAATTCTTCCCGCCAGACAGACCTGCGTAGATCGGTTACCTACCCCGATTAGCAAAATGTCCCAGCTCTTTCAACCTTCGAAAGTCCTCCTCTTTTCTATATGGTCAGTACCTCTTCCAGCCCCGCGATTGGACAAGACCTCGTTCTGTTCTTTATCACTCCTGAGGTCTGTTAGGTTTCGGTCATTCAAACCCTAGTCACATATACAAAATTACTCAGGTCTTAGGTCATACAACCCCCTCTTGGCTTTGGGTTCAAATTACCTACAGTCATTCAGTTGAACAACACCCCAATTTTTGAAAACATTCCTTCTTCTAACACTTATTAACTTTGACCATGCAGTTttaccaattttttttttttttgaaggatCCTCCTGGAACACAGATTCAGCTTACAGAGATCATGCGGATCTCCAACACCCTCCTAAGTGTCCTATTTCTACCTatacagacttttaaaaaaggctCTGCTTGCCTTATACATTTGTGGGTACCCGCGGGAGTGTTAGTCGAGCCTCGTCTCTTTCAGCCGTCCTTGAGCTTCCGTTGAGAAATCACTTCGGGGTCACCAATTTTTCGTGTTCGGCCTTCCTCTGGGAGAGCTCCCTCCTACCGCGAGGTCCATCAACTAAATAGAGGCGAACAGATAAATCAAGTtataacaaaaatgttttatatcaaaagcaaacaaacacccAGTCACATATACAACATTTCTCAGGCCTTAGGTCAAACAACCCGCTCTTGGCTTTGGATTTAAATGACCTACAACCATTCGGTTGAACAACACCCCAAGTTTCTTAAACAATCCCTGTTCTGCTCAGTCGTTGTCTGGGCTTTTTACCACAATCGCATAATACATtcagtgttatttatttaataaaactgCATAATAGCTTCagtatattttatttgactACAATTGCACAATacattgtgttatttatttaatataattgcATAATACcttcagtgttttttatttgactacAATCACATAGTACATACAGTTATTCATTTTATATAACTGCTTAATACCTTCAGTGTATTTTATTTACTACAATCGCATATACATTTAGACTATTTTAATTGTCATGAATTGCACAATACCTtcactgtattttatttgacttgACCCtccaacatgtaaacacattgtAATACAAAATACCTATCACTAGGAGTGCTATTTAAGCAGTTTTTCTCACAGAGGCATCTACATTGTCATATTGTAAATGAGAAGTTAAAT from Cyclopterus lumpus isolate fCycLum1 chromosome 21, fCycLum1.pri, whole genome shotgun sequence encodes:
- the LOC117750298 gene encoding gamma-crystallin M3-like, giving the protein MTNTGMNMRGKITFYEEKNFQGRSYECMNDCSDMTSYLSRCQSCRVESGCFMVYDRTNYMGNQYFMKRGEYSDYQNMLGMRDCIRSCRMIPMHRGQFRMKVYERENFGGQSHEMMDDCDNIMDRYRMNDVQSCNVMDGHWLMYEQPQYRGKQMYMRPGEYRSFRDMGMSGMRFMSMRRIMDSCN